One window of the Thermodesulfomicrobium sp. WS genome contains the following:
- a CDS encoding zinc/iron-chelating domain-containing protein, whose product MNDPDVCRRCALKNPTCCRHASGEERFCFPLPEAEYQALRAFGVPESAFAEEPNAAAFCTHLARLFPSAPVEAAFPVHGTHRRLATPNSACTLLTPQGCSLPRTVRPLFCRTYPLWSIHGRLTAFENPNCLAVCEAAAPMQLCRLMGTDPQRVRAHVHALRGMLFAEE is encoded by the coding sequence ATGAACGACCCCGACGTCTGCCGCCGCTGCGCCCTGAAAAACCCCACCTGCTGCCGCCATGCGTCTGGGGAGGAACGCTTCTGCTTTCCTCTGCCCGAGGCCGAGTACCAGGCGCTGCGGGCCTTTGGCGTGCCGGAATCGGCCTTTGCCGAAGAACCCAACGCCGCGGCATTCTGCACGCACCTTGCCCGGCTCTTTCCTAGCGCCCCCGTGGAGGCGGCCTTTCCCGTCCACGGCACGCACCGCCGCCTGGCCACCCCAAACAGCGCCTGCACCTTGCTCACCCCGCAGGGCTGTAGTCTTCCCCGCACCGTGCGGCCGCTTTTTTGCCGCACCTATCCCCTGTGGAGCATCCACGGGCGGCTCACGGCCTTTGAAAACCCGAACTGTCTTGCCGTCTGTGAGGCGGCAGCGCCCATGCAGCTGTGCCGCCTCATGGGCACCGATCCCCAGCGCGTGCGCGCCCACGTCCACGCCCTGCGCGGCATGCTCTTTGCCGAGGAATAA
- a CDS encoding PBP1A family penicillin-binding protein, translating to MRLVRILLLLCVVGLAAAAGAAWWLYHMAASDLPDMTKLSDYSPPLATTVLARDGEVLGYFYREKRFLTPLSRMSPWVPKAFLAAEDAAFYSHPGVDIPGILRAAIKNLLAGGIVQGGSTITQQTVKAMLLSPERSFERKLKEMILAYRLERFLSKDEILTIYLNQIYLGAGVYGVEAAAREYFGVHASELTLAQAAMLAGLPKAPSRYSPLIAPERAQERQAYVLGRLVELGWITPQEYEAARAERLSYHPMPDPSWKVGAYALEEVRRQLFARFGEDMVLTGGLTVRTSIDRKHQAIAEEALRRGLITVSKRHGWRGPVEHVPEANRTAWLGAHETESLTPGTRALGIVAGMDKAGAHIHLPRSRTGLVPAKDLGWIRKLDTGLPADTAKRLREAPLRPGDAVWVRVTGPAPNGVLPLTLEQDPGVEGALVSLDPRTGEVLALVGGYDFFRSQFNRATQAKRQPGSAFKPIVYSAALDNGFTAASVVLDAPVVLDDGSDKLWKPENYEGNFYGPTLLRTALVKSRNLVTIRVAQRIGVEKIIERARAMGITTELPPYLSMALGAIEVTPINLCQAYTTFARLGSTIPPRLVLEVLSPWGETLASDPLAPQEVMSPQTAYVMVSMLQGVVQEGTGTAAKVLGRPLAGKTGTTNNEQDAWFMGFSPYLLTGVWVGYDQVRPMGRHETGAQVALPIWIDYRRQVEPDYPPEDFAAPEGIVWATVDPTTGWPAAQGITLPFVNGTAPNATAEIPLDAPVGSEGEDLLKQIF from the coding sequence ATGCGTCTTGTGCGGATTCTCCTGCTTTTGTGTGTCGTTGGCCTGGCCGCTGCCGCAGGCGCTGCCTGGTGGCTCTACCATATGGCGGCCAGTGATCTCCCGGACATGACCAAGCTCTCGGACTACTCCCCGCCACTGGCCACCACGGTGCTTGCCCGCGACGGAGAGGTGCTCGGCTATTTCTACCGAGAAAAACGCTTCCTCACGCCGCTGTCGCGCATGAGCCCTTGGGTGCCCAAGGCCTTTCTCGCCGCCGAAGACGCCGCGTTCTACTCCCACCCCGGAGTGGACATCCCCGGCATCCTGCGCGCGGCCATCAAGAACCTCCTTGCCGGCGGCATCGTCCAAGGGGGCAGCACCATCACCCAGCAGACGGTCAAGGCCATGCTCCTGTCGCCGGAGCGCAGCTTCGAGCGCAAGCTCAAGGAAATGATCCTTGCCTACCGCCTGGAGCGTTTCCTCTCCAAGGACGAGATCCTCACCATCTACCTCAACCAGATCTACCTCGGCGCCGGGGTCTACGGGGTGGAGGCCGCGGCCCGGGAATACTTCGGGGTCCATGCCAGCGAGCTCACCCTGGCGCAGGCGGCCATGCTGGCAGGGCTGCCCAAGGCACCCAGCCGCTACTCCCCATTGATCGCCCCCGAGCGTGCCCAGGAGCGACAAGCCTACGTCCTGGGCCGGCTTGTGGAACTGGGCTGGATCACGCCCCAAGAATACGAGGCCGCCCGCGCCGAGCGCCTCAGCTACCATCCCATGCCCGACCCGTCGTGGAAGGTGGGGGCCTACGCCCTGGAAGAGGTGCGCCGCCAGCTCTTTGCCCGCTTCGGCGAGGATATGGTGCTCACCGGCGGGCTCACGGTGCGCACGAGCATTGACCGCAAGCACCAAGCCATCGCCGAAGAGGCCCTGCGCCGGGGGCTCATCACCGTCTCCAAACGCCACGGCTGGCGCGGCCCGGTGGAGCATGTGCCTGAAGCGAACCGCACCGCCTGGCTTGGCGCACACGAGACGGAAAGCCTCACCCCCGGCACCCGCGCCCTAGGAATTGTGGCCGGCATGGACAAAGCCGGGGCCCACATCCATCTTCCCCGCAGCCGCACCGGACTGGTGCCGGCAAAAGACCTCGGGTGGATACGCAAACTCGATACCGGCCTGCCTGCCGACACGGCCAAACGCCTGCGCGAGGCCCCGCTGCGACCGGGGGACGCCGTGTGGGTGCGCGTCACCGGCCCTGCCCCAAACGGGGTTCTGCCCCTCACCCTGGAGCAAGACCCCGGGGTGGAAGGGGCGCTGGTTTCCCTCGATCCCCGCACCGGCGAAGTCCTGGCCCTGGTGGGCGGCTACGACTTCTTCCGCAGCCAGTTCAACCGCGCCACCCAGGCCAAGCGCCAGCCCGGTTCAGCCTTCAAGCCCATCGTCTACAGCGCCGCCCTGGACAATGGGTTTACCGCCGCAAGCGTGGTCCTCGACGCCCCGGTGGTCCTCGACGACGGCAGCGACAAGCTCTGGAAGCCGGAAAACTATGAAGGCAATTTCTACGGTCCCACCCTGCTGCGCACCGCCTTGGTGAAGTCCCGCAACCTGGTGACCATCCGGGTGGCCCAGCGCATCGGAGTGGAGAAGATCATCGAGCGGGCCCGGGCCATGGGGATCACCACGGAGCTCCCGCCGTACCTCTCCATGGCCCTGGGGGCCATCGAGGTGACCCCCATCAACCTCTGCCAGGCCTACACCACGTTTGCCCGTCTGGGCAGCACGATCCCCCCGCGCCTGGTGCTCGAGGTCCTGTCTCCTTGGGGCGAAACCCTGGCAAGCGACCCCCTCGCCCCCCAGGAGGTGATGTCCCCCCAGACCGCCTACGTCATGGTGTCCATGCTGCAAGGAGTCGTGCAGGAAGGCACGGGCACCGCAGCCAAGGTCTTGGGCCGTCCCCTGGCGGGCAAGACCGGGACCACCAACAACGAACAGGACGCCTGGTTCATGGGCTTTTCCCCGTATCTGCTCACCGGCGTGTGGGTGGGCTACGATCAGGTACGGCCCATGGGCAGGCACGAGACCGGCGCCCAGGTGGCGCTGCCCATCTGGATCGACTACCGCCGCCAGGTGGAGCCGGACTATCCTCCCGAGGACTTCGCCGCGCCGGAGGGCATCGTCTGGGCGACCGTGGACCCGACCACCGGCTGGCCAGCGGCCCAAGGCATCACCCTGCCCTTTGTCAACGGCACCGCGCCCAATGCCACGGCGGAAATCCCCCTGGACGCGCCTGTGGGAAGCGAAGGCGAAGACCTGCTCAAGCAAATCTTCTAA
- a CDS encoding glycosyltransferase, with amino-acid sequence MNPRKPVLVRITNNLGLGGVQRRLRDLLPLLTDHFAVHVITYKDRGVFFEELRDHGVATHFLPRRFPAVARLAAFLGRLKPTIVHTHSYGGNVLGLPAARLVGAPVRVGHVHSAFLHWYAASPWRRRLQAQKEALVHRICSHAVCCVSEEARQHFLAGTGLAPNRVVVLENGIRRPPEHVTPMSLAALGVPPGAVVLGMAGRITRSKGFAQGISWMAQTPPHVHLVVAGPGDTTALERHVHALGLYGRVHFLGPLTDMPAFYAALDLLLFPSPPGVEGMPGIVLEALGMGLPVLAQESAPLREMAPVAPRLYFFRPELPATAQMEAAMASPAADLAPFFARFSLEAMVERTLHLYETLLRQGRP; translated from the coding sequence GTGAATCCACGCAAGCCCGTGCTCGTGCGCATCACCAACAACCTCGGCCTCGGCGGGGTGCAGCGCCGGCTGCGCGACCTCTTGCCGCTGCTGACCGACCACTTCGCGGTGCACGTCATCACTTACAAAGACCGCGGCGTCTTTTTCGAGGAGCTGCGCGACCACGGGGTGGCCACCCACTTCCTGCCGCGGCGCTTTCCGGCCGTGGCGCGCCTGGCCGCCTTCCTTGGCCGGCTCAAGCCCACCATCGTTCACACCCACTCCTACGGCGGCAATGTGCTTGGCCTTCCCGCTGCCCGCCTGGTGGGAGCACCGGTGCGCGTGGGACATGTCCACTCCGCCTTTCTCCATTGGTACGCCGCCTCCCCCTGGCGCCGCAGGCTCCAGGCCCAAAAAGAAGCCCTGGTGCACCGGATCTGCTCGCACGCGGTGTGCTGCGTCTCCGAGGAGGCGCGCCAGCATTTTCTCGCAGGAACCGGGCTTGCCCCAAACCGCGTCGTGGTGCTGGAAAACGGCATCCGCCGCCCGCCCGAGCACGTCACCCCCATGTCCCTCGCCGCCTTGGGGGTTCCCCCAGGGGCCGTGGTCCTGGGCATGGCCGGCCGCATCACCCGCAGCAAGGGTTTTGCCCAGGGCATCTCCTGGATGGCACAGACTCCGCCGCACGTTCACCTCGTCGTGGCCGGGCCCGGAGACACCACCGCCCTCGAGCGCCACGTCCACGCTCTTGGGCTGTACGGACGCGTGCACTTCCTTGGTCCCCTCACCGACATGCCCGCCTTCTACGCGGCCCTGGACCTCCTCCTCTTTCCCTCCCCGCCCGGGGTGGAGGGCATGCCCGGCATCGTGCTCGAAGCCCTGGGCATGGGCCTTCCCGTCCTGGCACAGGAGAGCGCCCCGCTGCGGGAAATGGCGCCGGTGGCTCCGCGCCTGTACTTCTTCCGGCCCGAGCTGCCGGCCACGGCCCAGATGGAGGCGGCCATGGCAAGCCCTGCGGCGGATCTTGCCCCGTTCTTTGCCCGCTTTTCCCTGGAGGCCATGGTGGAGCGCACCCTTCACCTCTACGAAACGCTCTTGCGGCAGGGGCGGCCATGA
- a CDS encoding glycosyltransferase, whose translation MNLVFANASKKWGGVKSWTLDVAAGLRERGHRVLLLARPGEFLRRAALLGCETCAFTFGPDYNPVAILRAARELQRFGAQVVCGNVGKDLRTVGLAARILGIPVVHRVGLAGDLKPGPSPWLDAQLLRPYLLAPCQQVLDGVRHAVPALRPLPAAVIHTGKRRGPCPEHGPHTPLALVSASQLNPDKGHATVLAALERLAGSGIPFHYHVYGTGSLQDSLPRHAQDLGLADHVTWHGFVPDVPARIAQADVFVLASTSEGLPNALVEAMAAGLVCVARNVGGIAEIWPPAAHWLLLPPDAGPEAFAEALLRLTRLCDEEFRLLRQAFWQAVPSREAMLDALEAFVIRLEKRA comes from the coding sequence ATGAACCTCGTCTTTGCCAATGCCAGCAAAAAATGGGGCGGGGTCAAATCCTGGACCCTGGACGTGGCCGCCGGTCTTCGGGAGCGCGGCCACCGGGTGCTCCTCCTTGCCCGGCCGGGGGAATTTCTGCGCCGGGCCGCCCTGCTGGGCTGCGAGACCTGCGCCTTCACCTTTGGCCCGGACTACAACCCCGTGGCCATCCTGCGGGCCGCACGCGAGCTGCAAAGATTCGGGGCCCAAGTGGTCTGCGGCAATGTCGGCAAGGACCTGCGCACCGTGGGGCTGGCGGCCCGAATCTTGGGCATCCCGGTGGTGCACCGCGTGGGCCTGGCCGGGGACCTCAAACCCGGACCTTCCCCCTGGCTGGACGCCCAGCTGCTGCGGCCCTACCTGCTCGCCCCATGCCAGCAGGTGCTCGACGGGGTGCGCCACGCCGTCCCCGCCCTGCGCCCGCTGCCTGCAGCAGTCATCCACACTGGAAAACGCCGCGGGCCATGCCCGGAGCACGGCCCCCACACCCCGCTGGCCCTCGTCTCCGCCAGCCAGCTCAATCCCGACAAGGGCCACGCCACGGTGCTGGCGGCCCTGGAGCGCCTTGCCGGCAGCGGCATTCCCTTCCACTACCACGTCTACGGCACCGGCTCGCTCCAGGACTCCCTGCCGCGCCACGCCCAGGATTTGGGTCTCGCCGACCACGTCACCTGGCATGGATTCGTGCCGGACGTGCCGGCCCGCATCGCCCAGGCCGATGTCTTCGTGCTCGCCTCCACCAGCGAGGGGCTGCCCAACGCCCTCGTGGAGGCCATGGCCGCAGGCCTGGTGTGCGTGGCCCGCAACGTCGGCGGTATCGCCGAGATCTGGCCGCCTGCGGCCCATTGGCTGCTGCTGCCTCCAGACGCCGGCCCGGAAGCCTTCGCCGAGGCCCTCCTGCGCCTCACCCGGCTCTGCGACGAGGAATTTCGTCTGCTGCGCCAGGCCTTCTGGCAGGCTGTCCCCAGTCGAGAGGCCATGCTGGACGCCCTGGAAGCTTTCGTGATCCGCCTGGAGAAGAGAGCATGA
- a CDS encoding O-antigen ligase family protein codes for MTLISCVSLVLTAALALACLFKTGWVGSVAVAAGLVVLWAGAARKLPAGFFRDPVFFGLTCFAAVVLTQIALGRTSPASLGAIGNAAAFWALGKLVALQFPTKLLSGWKVFSLLVLLVVALGWVGVYWGIFPDPALGFANITRTALFLASAILVMLGHALARQQLPAWGPTLILAGLLAATGRRTTMLATLVAALVWVRRPFHAAAVGILAVALATAALLSGQMDRFTHSFELTSPSTYERVAVWFAAMHLFEKHPFLGCGFKTFKTQATPAVEEFRKRHPADHTPERLDDAHNIVLHLAAETGILGLAAMLIAWVVPIRSAWRRRDDPTAALLASLGVLFVLHLQLHVQLFSSNIAALMFTTLGLTMGYLHASTPALYRGLAHPLAPRQ; via the coding sequence ATGACACTGATCTCCTGCGTCTCCCTCGTCCTCACTGCGGCCCTGGCCCTGGCCTGCCTCTTCAAGACCGGCTGGGTAGGCTCCGTGGCCGTGGCCGCCGGCCTTGTGGTGCTGTGGGCTGGGGCAGCCCGCAAGCTTCCCGCCGGATTCTTTCGCGACCCGGTGTTCTTCGGCCTGACCTGCTTCGCCGCGGTGGTACTCACCCAAATCGCCCTTGGCCGCACCTCCCCTGCCAGCCTCGGGGCCATCGGCAATGCCGCGGCCTTTTGGGCCTTGGGCAAGCTGGTGGCCCTGCAATTTCCCACCAAGCTGCTCTCCGGATGGAAGGTATTCTCGCTACTGGTGCTCCTCGTGGTGGCCCTAGGATGGGTGGGCGTATACTGGGGAATTTTTCCCGACCCAGCCCTTGGTTTTGCCAATATCACCCGCACGGCCCTGTTTCTCGCCAGCGCCATCCTGGTGATGCTCGGCCATGCCCTAGCCCGCCAGCAGCTTCCCGCCTGGGGCCCCACCCTCATCCTCGCCGGACTCTTGGCCGCCACCGGACGTCGGACCACCATGCTCGCCACCCTGGTCGCGGCCCTGGTCTGGGTGCGCCGGCCGTTCCATGCCGCAGCTGTCGGCATCCTCGCCGTTGCCCTCGCCACCGCAGCCCTACTCTCCGGCCAGATGGACCGTTTCACCCACAGCTTTGAGCTCACCAGCCCCTCCACCTACGAGCGGGTGGCGGTATGGTTCGCGGCCATGCACCTCTTTGAGAAACATCCGTTCCTGGGATGCGGGTTCAAGACCTTCAAGACCCAGGCAACTCCTGCCGTGGAGGAGTTCCGCAAGCGCCATCCAGCGGACCACACCCCAGAGCGTCTGGACGACGCCCACAACATCGTCCTTCACCTGGCAGCGGAGACCGGGATCCTTGGCCTTGCCGCCATGCTGATCGCCTGGGTCGTCCCGATACGATCTGCCTGGCGCCGCCGCGACGATCCGACGGCCGCGCTCCTCGCCAGCCTCGGGGTCCTCTTTGTACTCCACCTCCAGCTGCACGTGCAGCTCTTTTCCAGCAATATAGCGGCCCTGATGTTCACGACCTTGGGGCTCACCATGGGGTACCTCCATGCTTCGACACCTGCTCTATATCGCGGCCTCGCGCATCCCCTCGCGCCACGCCAATAG
- a CDS encoding glycosyltransferase family 4 protein, protein MLRHLLYIAASRIPSRHANSVQVAHMLCAFAAQVEEVTAILPATWRGITAHLCGRLLTPYGLTAPANLRIVFRSLFHPSHFETQAMSRLPSADLIYTRSAKAALALASGPTPVLMESHDPVRDDAKAGILRLAQALGHNANGLVAISQSICQRYQQAGLAPDRILVAHAAVDSCRFAQSQGGLLARLCAPNALQRPVVLYCGSLQPGKGARFAARLAAQMPDVHIAIVGGSPEEIRALGEEAHAPNLLLHPAVPHAQVPDLLADADILLLPYTKTERSGPTDHTTASLCPIKVFEALAAGAPIVAADLPVLREVLTPETAFFFPPADAAACAAAIRRALTLTPEERQRRRTLAQSQAWSWEQRAQRILAWWTRRRDTHSTA, encoded by the coding sequence ATGCTTCGACACCTGCTCTATATCGCGGCCTCGCGCATCCCCTCGCGCCACGCCAATAGCGTCCAGGTGGCGCACATGCTCTGCGCCTTCGCCGCCCAGGTGGAAGAGGTGACCGCGATCCTGCCCGCCACCTGGCGAGGCATCACCGCGCACCTCTGCGGCCGGCTCCTGACGCCCTACGGGCTTACGGCCCCGGCCAACCTGCGCATCGTCTTCCGAAGCCTCTTCCATCCCTCGCACTTCGAGACCCAGGCCATGAGCCGCCTCCCCTCGGCGGACCTCATCTACACCCGCAGCGCGAAGGCCGCCCTGGCCCTGGCCTCTGGCCCCACGCCGGTACTCATGGAATCCCACGATCCGGTCCGCGACGACGCCAAGGCCGGAATCCTGCGTCTCGCCCAAGCCCTCGGTCACAATGCCAACGGACTGGTGGCCATCTCCCAGAGCATTTGCCAGCGCTACCAACAGGCCGGCCTTGCCCCGGATCGTATCCTCGTGGCCCATGCTGCTGTCGATTCCTGCCGCTTCGCCCAGTCCCAAGGTGGACTCCTCGCCCGTCTCTGCGCGCCGAATGCCCTGCAGCGTCCCGTGGTCCTTTACTGCGGTTCCCTCCAGCCCGGCAAAGGGGCAAGGTTCGCTGCGCGCCTGGCGGCACAGATGCCAGACGTCCACATTGCCATCGTGGGCGGCAGTCCTGAGGAAATCCGCGCCCTGGGAGAGGAGGCGCACGCCCCCAACCTCTTGCTCCACCCTGCCGTACCCCATGCCCAAGTGCCGGACCTCTTGGCCGACGCCGACATCCTTCTTCTGCCCTACACCAAAACCGAACGGAGCGGTCCTACGGACCACACCACCGCATCCTTGTGCCCCATCAAGGTATTCGAGGCCCTGGCCGCAGGCGCGCCCATCGTGGCAGCAGACCTCCCGGTGCTGCGCGAGGTCCTCACCCCGGAGACGGCCTTCTTCTTCCCCCCCGCCGACGCCGCTGCCTGCGCCGCCGCCATCCGCCGGGCCCTGACCCTGACTCCAGAGGAGCGGCAACGCCGCAGGACCCTGGCCCAAAGTCAGGCATGGAGTTGGGAGCAACGCGCCCAGCGCATCCTTGCCTGGTGGACCCGGCGGCGCGACACCCATTCCACGGCCTAA